TTGTAGTCTCATGGCTGCCTCGGTCCCCTCACTTTGAGTGTACTTACGAGTTCTCAGAAAGCCAAAAGCCCGAATCGCCTCGATACAGATCGAAACCTAGAGTAACTAGTCTCATTTACGTAGGCGATTCAAAATGGTTTCAACTTTTCGAGCAACGTACTCGATTTCTTCAGTAGTATTACCCAAACCGATACTAAATCGAATCGCAGACTCTAAAATATTTTGGGGAAGTCCCATTGCTTTCAGAACATGAGATATTTCCAGGGATCCTGAGGTGCAAGCCGAACCACTTGCTGCCGCAATCCCCTCCATATCCAGGTTCATCAGCATAACATCTGTCCCAGCCCCTGGGAAGCTCAAATTCAGAATACTAGGCAAAAACTCCTCGGTATTACCGTTAAGCGAGTAACGCTCCCGTCCAATCAGAGTATCCAGCTCCTCGAGTAATCTACTGCGTAGGAGCTTCATATTCTGTTGACGTTCTGACAGCCCCTTAACCGCTATTTCAACGGCTTTGGCAAACCCAGCTGCTCCGGCTAGATTCTCTGTTCCGGCACGTCTGCCGCGCTCCTGAAGGCCGCCATGAAGTCTTGGATGCAGTGGCGCTCCGCTTCGAACGTATAAACCACCGATCCCTTGAGGCCCATTGATCTTATGAGCAGTAAAGCTCATGTAATCTACTGGAAGCTCTCGGAGTGTAATAGGGAGTGCACCTAGAGCTTGTACAGCATCTACATGGAACAGAATTCCCCGTTCTCTAGCAAGCTGACCAATCTCCTGGATAGGCTGAACGGTGCCGACTTCATTATTGGCATACATTACGCTGATCAACACCGTGTCTTCCTGCAATGCAGCCTCTACGTCTGTAACAGATACCCTACCCGTCGAATCCACAGGGAGATAGGTAACTTTGAAGCCTTCCTTCTCTAGCTCTTCGCAGGTATGTAACACTGCATGATGCTCGATCTGGGTGGTGATAATATGTTTTCCTTTATGGGAAACTGCAGCTGCTGCTCCATAGAGTGCTAAATTGTCACTCTCGGTGCCGCCTCCAGTGAACACCCACTCGTCAGGTGAACAGCCCAAAAAGGCGGCGATATTATCGCGCGCCCCGTTCAATATTCTTTTAGCTGAACGCCCGAACTGATGTACACTCGATGCATTTCCGTATTGTTCTGTCATTATATTCAGCATGACCTTAGCCACCTCGGGATGAACCGGGGTTGATGCGGCGTGGTCCAAATAGATGGATTTCATATTCATTTCTCCGCTTCTAGAGTATAGGAAACTAGTTCTTCTAAAAATATAAGAAGGTATAAATTATACATTATACATTATACATTATCCTTATATTTCTCGCTTAAACGCTAACCGTCCTAAAAAGGACGCCGAAGGCGTTTATACTTGGAACTATTAAATTATACCGCGCGAGAAGTGAGTTTTCCACAAGCGAAAGAACACAATATTGTAATCATTTCCCTATGAAAGCTAGGATTATAGTAGCCAGTTCTCTTCAGAGGTTACCTCAATGCCATTTTTTCTAAGTAAAGCTGTAGTAACGCCGTTTCCGGCTATTTTCTTCCCTTTGAATTCCCCATTATAAATCATACTGCTGCCGCAAGAAGGACTGTTTTCTTTAAGCACTACCATCGTAGCTGATACCTCTTGGGCTTTTGCAAGCGTAATATAAGCACCCTCTAAATACATATCTGTAACATCTGTACCTGATCGATCCACTACTTTAGCCGTCCCTGCCAGCACATCCTCGCCATTCCCACCAATGATTTCGGCTGGTTCTCTAGGCGTTGAGAATCCTCCCAGCAATTCTGGACACACAGCAATCGCTTGATTCTCATTCAAAAGCATCTGAATTTTCTCATCCAAACAATCCGTACCATTATATCTCACCTTCATGCCAGCTAGACAAGAGCTTACCAAAATCACCAATGAGCACCTCTTTCTTCATTCATTCCGCTTCGTTTATAATAAGAAATATTCCGAGCATAACATGATGAAATTAAGCTGTAAACGGAGTGAACTTCTAATCTACTGACTGGGGAGTGTAAATAATGTGCGGACGCTATACAATAACCGTCACTATGGAAGAGCTGATGGTCAGATATTTTGCGAATGATTCAACCATTATCCACTATGCCCCTAAATATAACGCCGCGCCCATGCAGCAAATTCCAGCAGTCATTAATACAGGTTCCAGCAATAAGCTCGGGGAACTGCGTTGGGGCCTGGTTCCTACATGGGCAAAGGATGACAAAATCGGCAATAAAATGATCAATGCCCGGGCAGAATCGCTGCTGGAGAAACCTTCTTTCAAGCGCTTAGTAAGCTCACGTCGCTGCATCATCCCATCTGACGGCTTCTACGAATGGAAGGTGCAGGGCAGCAGCAAACAACCCATGCGGATCATGATGCGCGATGGAGGTATTTTCTCTATGGCCGGATTATATGATATTTGGATGGACCCTGAGGGTAATAAACTAAGTACCTGCACGATTATAACGACTACTCCGAACGAGCTTATGGCTGAAATCCATAATCGCATGCCGGTTATTTTGAAGCCTGAGGATGAGACAGAATGGCTGGATCGGGGCAATCAGGACACCACTTCTCTAATAAAGCTCCTGAAACCGTATGATCAACAACTAATGCGAGCCTATCCAGTTTCCACGGCTGTCGGAAATGTTCGGAATGATGCAAAGGAATTAATTGAAGAGGCACAGAAATAGAAGGATAATTTATAACGTAAGCATATAAATTCTTATATTAAAAAACATCTTAACCCTGCGGCATAACCGCAGAGTTAAGACCATCGACGCTCGATCTTAGACCGGCGTCTCATCAATTGATGAGACATCTGGAGAAATCTATCCGCATACAGCCCGGAGGAAAGATTGTTTCGGATATGCCATTCGCCATTCATCCTAATTCTGTCCCGCAGTGCTGGATCATGCATTAAAGATAAAGCAGCATTCACAGCTTCATCCAGCTGCCCTCTTGTGTATATTTTTCCAGTATGATTATTAATGACAAGTCTCCGAATGCCATCCGAATCCGTAGTAAGAACAGGACAACGACACAACATCGCCTCGGCTACTGCGTACCCAAACCCCTCGAGAATAGAGGTTGAACATAACAGTCCACCCGAGTCACCAATAATGCTCATATAATCTGCCATTTGCCCGTGAGGAACATTGGAATGCGAAATCAAACGTGAGGAAATCCCTGTCTCGGCTACAAATTGTTCGAAGCTCTCTTTTTGCTCCGGCTCAAACAAAGTATCGTCCTGAAAAATCCATAAATAAAGCTCGGGATGGATCGCCAGCAGCCGTTGTCCGATTTGTAGAAATTCTCTCCAGTTCTTATTCGTTTGAATTCGTCCCACCCAGCCGAGGATGGGAAAGCTTTTTGCGGGATAATTGGTATATCCAAACTGATCGCAATCGATCGGATTGTCAAAGCAATATTGACTAACAGATGGAAATCCACCTTTAAAAAGCGTCTGCAAATGAGTGGTTTCTGGATAGAGCAGTGCATCGGTTAGCTTGTGAATCCGCTCATTAAAATTACTAATAACTTGCTCCGCTTCATCTAAGGTCCCCAATCCCTGCACCTCAAAAACAAGCGGCCCCTTGTAACCAAACCCTCTAAACCTCTCCGCTAAGTAAATATCCGTACACACTACAATCAAGTCAAAAGCTTCCCGAGTGAGCAGTCCCCTGATCTCGTCATCATTATTGGTAATATAGGTTTGAATATTAGGGATATTTTGCTGCCCTTTTCCAGGGTGTGTGTACAGCAAATGACACTCTACACCGCGATCATGTAATGCTTGGCAGCGCACTCGGTTCAGGGTCTGCATGCCGCCGCTCGGGTTGAAGAAGGTGAACAAAATCTTCATTACGATCACTCATTCACATATTATTTTAGGAAAAATAGATCTTCAACAAATCATACAAGTCTGTGCTTCGAAACAGCTCATTATAGTAGTGATTTTTAGTCGATGGGACATGTCTATGCCGGAATCCAATCAAGCTATGATCATCTGTATAATAATTGGAGATCGTGTCTCCACCGGTAGTAATCAAAGCCTCCAGCATGTATTCAATATCGAGTGCTCCAATGAAAATCTTGGGACCTAAAACTATCGTGTAGGGAGTGGACAAGTGCTCTAGCGCTCCACAAATCGCGTGCGACTCCACTACTCCTGGCATGTAAACAAACTCTGTTGCAGGATGAGGGATTGAACCTATTAGAACAGATGG
This genomic stretch from Paenibacillus sp. FSL H7-0737 harbors:
- a CDS encoding cysteine desulfurase family protein — encoded protein: MKSIYLDHAASTPVHPEVAKVMLNIMTEQYGNASSVHQFGRSAKRILNGARDNIAAFLGCSPDEWVFTGGGTESDNLALYGAAAAVSHKGKHIITTQIEHHAVLHTCEELEKEGFKVTYLPVDSTGRVSVTDVEAALQEDTVLISVMYANNEVGTVQPIQEIGQLARERGILFHVDAVQALGALPITLRELPVDYMSFTAHKINGPQGIGGLYVRSGAPLHPRLHGGLQERGRRAGTENLAGAAGFAKAVEIAVKGLSERQQNMKLLRSRLLEELDTLIGRERYSLNGNTEEFLPSILNLSFPGAGTDVMLMNLDMEGIAAASGSACTSGSLEISHVLKAMGLPQNILESAIRFSIGLGNTTEEIEYVARKVETILNRLRK
- a CDS encoding DUF523 domain-containing protein; its protein translation is MILVSSCLAGMKVRYNGTDCLDEKIQMLLNENQAIAVCPELLGGFSTPREPAEIIGGNGEDVLAGTAKVVDRSGTDVTDMYLEGAYITLAKAQEVSATMVVLKENSPSCGSSMIYNGEFKGKKIAGNGVTTALLRKNGIEVTSEENWLL
- a CDS encoding SOS response-associated peptidase is translated as MCGRYTITVTMEELMVRYFANDSTIIHYAPKYNAAPMQQIPAVINTGSSNKLGELRWGLVPTWAKDDKIGNKMINARAESLLEKPSFKRLVSSRRCIIPSDGFYEWKVQGSSKQPMRIMMRDGGIFSMAGLYDIWMDPEGNKLSTCTIITTTPNELMAEIHNRMPVILKPEDETEWLDRGNQDTTSLIKLLKPYDQQLMRAYPVSTAVGNVRNDAKELIEEAQK
- a CDS encoding glycosyltransferase family 4 protein; translated protein: MKILFTFFNPSGGMQTLNRVRCQALHDRGVECHLLYTHPGKGQQNIPNIQTYITNNDDEIRGLLTREAFDLIVVCTDIYLAERFRGFGYKGPLVFEVQGLGTLDEAEQVISNFNERIHKLTDALLYPETTHLQTLFKGGFPSVSQYCFDNPIDCDQFGYTNYPAKSFPILGWVGRIQTNKNWREFLQIGQRLLAIHPELYLWIFQDDTLFEPEQKESFEQFVAETGISSRLISHSNVPHGQMADYMSIIGDSGGLLCSTSILEGFGYAVAEAMLCRCPVLTTDSDGIRRLVINNHTGKIYTRGQLDEAVNAALSLMHDPALRDRIRMNGEWHIRNNLSSGLYADRFLQMSHQLMRRRSKIERRWS